The DNA segment TCACCGTTGTAAAGGGACAGAAAGGTCCCCAGGCTCAGAACGTAGTACTGGCTTAACGGTAAAAAAAACGGTGAGCCGGGGCGATCCCCGGCTCACCTCTTTTATCTCCAACCTTTCTTTTTTCCCCTATTCTTACTGGAAGGCTCTTATACTACCGATCTTATACTTCTGGTTTTCGGTGATCTGATCGAATTCCACCCGGCTGTTTACGTCTGGTATCTCGGGCTTGAAAGCGAAGTTCGTGATCGGCTTTCCGAAGACCCAGTCTTTTATCAGTGCGATGAACTGGGGCGATTCCGCCATGTTCTTATACGTTATCACCAGCTTTCGTGGTACAGGGCGCTTGCCGTCTTCGATCCAGATCTGCCAGTCGATGTCCTTCTCCACGAACACCAGGTGGTGGCAGTTGGCGCCCATGACCTTGCTCATACCGAAATAGGCGCCTGAAATCACGTCGGCCGTCATGACCTTATATGTGTCTATGAACAGGAACTCGCTCAGGGCGGGCGTAAACTGATACTGCTCTTTCAGCTTGTTAAGGGCCTGGTCCACGGTTCCTGGAAGCGTCGCGAGCGAGAAATCGTTGAGCGGCACTTCGAGAAGAGTCGCCTGTCCCGCGTCGTACCAGAGTTTATATCCGCCCAGGTCGGTGACATAGCCCACGTAAAATTTGTCCGGCTTTTTCAAGTATACGGTTTCTTCGGCGTTATACATGATCTTCTGTTTGGATTCGAGCACGTCATCGAACATCATTTCAGCCTTATAGGTGTACTCGTATTGACTGCCCATGTAGTAGCTCATGTCCTGGAGGATGCCGGCCGCCTTGGGGTCAATGTTCGGATTAACGTCCTGTGCCAAAGCGTTTTTGCTCGGGGAAAATGAGCAGTAACCCGCTGACATCACCGTAATCAAAATCGAGAGAAAGACTATACTTGGTTTTTTTAGTAAAGATTGTGCGTTATTGATCATAACTACCCCTCCTTTTTCTTTATAGTAGGCGCGTATTTTATCTTTGTAAAGCCTCCGGACATCGAATCGGAGTTTATACAGTATCACAATTGGTTCACTTTTTTCAATATGCCGGCGTCCGGTCGGGATGCGATCCGCCCAGCTCTCCGAATTGCGGGTAGTCGTCCATTCGGACCCGTTTAACTTTTTCTTCATCCTGTCCGGTCTGAATTCATGGGGGTTGACACGGAATGGAAAGAGACCAATAATTCGACAAATATTTAACAATGCGGATGCCCGCCGCATAAGGCACGGAAGACATCGGATTGATTCCGATATTTCAATGACATGAGGAGATGCAGGTTATGAACTATTTACGCATTTTAGCGGTTGTTATTTTCACCGTGCAGTTTTTCATTGTCCCTCGCTCCTACGCCGGATTCATGTTCGTGCCGAACGACCTGATGACCACACCGTTCGGCCCCGCCTATGCGGACATACTGCTCGAGCCCACAAATTTCCTCCCGTGCGAAGGCGGTCCGTTTGCGCTCTGTTATTACTCGGGACCCGAGCCGGAATCCTGCGAGCTCATCGGCGACGGCACTTTCGCAAATTGCAAATGCTTCGAGATCGCATACGGAAAATATTTCGTCGATATTAACGCGATACTCGATCTCGACGAGTACCTCGAAACCGTGGACGCGTGCGGAGCCGACGGGAGCGGGTGCCAGGCTACCAACTCGGCCCCTGTCTGTGAGTCCATCAACAACGGAAGCTTCATTCCGGAATCCGACGTCGTTTCGGTTTTCAGCTTCGACTGCGTCCCCGAAGAGGGTATCGGGGACACCGACTGCCCGCAGTCCCCGTATGCCGGATGCATGACCGCCCCTTGTTTCAGAACGGGGGAAGCGGGCATAGTCGAATGCACGTGCCCGACGTACGACGGCCCTTATCAGGTCGGGCTCAACGACCAAGCCTGCACACTGGGGGACGAGCTCGTATGGTCTGCGGCGTACAACCCCAACCTGACCGGCACTACGCCTGTCCCCCCGCCGGGAGGCTGCATTCCGGATGTGCCTGAATCGCTCGGGGGATGCCCTCTGATAACCCCCGATATTCCGCCGCCCCCGCCTGGCGTCGACTGCGGCGAGGTGTGCGAAGAATATAACGGGTGTCAGACGTCTGACGGCGTTCAATCGGGATATACATGCGACGCGACATTATGCACATCGAGCTGCGACGACAGAAATCTCCTCGGCGAGGCGTGCTCCGGGCTCGAGGGGTGCGATATATCCGAGATAGCGAAGCTCGAATCCGAGGTCGGGTGCAGCTGCTGCGCGAGCC comes from the Thermodesulfobacteriota bacterium genome and includes:
- a CDS encoding DUF2092 domain-containing protein; amino-acid sequence: MINNAQSLLKKPSIVFLSILITVMSAGYCSFSPSKNALAQDVNPNIDPKAAGILQDMSYYMGSQYEYTYKAEMMFDDVLESKQKIMYNAEETVYLKKPDKFYVGYVTDLGGYKLWYDAGQATLLEVPLNDFSLATLPGTVDQALNKLKEQYQFTPALSEFLFIDTYKVMTADVISGAYFGMSKVMGANCHHLVFVEKDIDWQIWIEDGKRPVPRKLVITYKNMAESPQFIALIKDWVFGKPITNFAFKPEIPDVNSRVEFDQITENQKYKIGSIRAFQ